Below is a genomic region from Azoarcus sp. KH32C.
ACGTCGGCGAGGGCAGGCGGAAGGTCCGGGGTGATGTGCACGTTGATCCGGATCTGTTCGCCGAGGCTGCGCCGCAGCAGCGTCGTCATGCCGCCGATCATGTCGTTGAGGTCCAGCGCGATCGGCGCCAGTCGTTGCTTGCGCGAGAAGGCCAGCAGTCGACGGTTGAGCTCGGCGCCGCGCCACGCCGCGTTCAGCGCGCTCTTGATCAGGTCGTTCGCGAGTGGGTCGCTCTGCACGCGGCGGGCGAGCAGTTGCAGGTTGCCCATTACCACGGTCAGCAGGTTGTTGAAGTCGTGTGCGATGCCGCCCGTGAGCTGGCCGACCGCTTCCATTTTCTGCGCCTGGTGCAGGGCGCGCTCGGCCGCGGCGCGGTCCTCGATTTCGGATTGCAGTGCGCGATTGGCCTGCTCCAGCTCGGCGGTGCGCTCGCTGACGCGCCGTTCGAGCTCGTCGTGGGCCTGGCGCAAGGCTTCCTGCGCGAGGCGGCGTTCGGTGGTGTCGCGGATCGCGGCCGAAATGAGGACGCCGCTGCTCGTGTGCAGCGGACTGAGGCTGATCTCGACCGGCACCTGGGTCCCGTCCTTGCGCTGGCCGCTGAGGTCCAGCCCGGTACCCATCGGGCGCACCGACGGAGTGTCGGAGAACTGGCTGCGCTTGCCGACGTGGGCGGCGCGCAGGTTTTGCGGGACGAGCACCTCGATCGACTCGCCGATGAGTTCGGCGCGCGTATAACCGAAGAGCTTTTCGGTCTGCGCATTGACCAGCACGATCTGGCCGGCCTGGTCGACGACGACGATGGCGTCGGGTGCGGCATCAAGCAGTTCGCGCGCGCGTTGTTCGAGTGAGCGGCTGGTCGACAGCTGCGCGGTCAGGCGGGCAATTTGCGCGCCGGGCGATTCGTCGATTTGGTCCATCGAAAATACCTCTGCGGGGCGGCAGGTCGATTGTTCTTTTTGAGTAGCGAAGGCGAATCCCGGCGTGTTGTGCAGAGTCTTCGGAGCCTTCAATACCGGTAGCGCGGGGTCGTTCGACGTTCGAGCCTCATACGCCGAATATCGTAGTCCGATTCGAAGC
It encodes:
- a CDS encoding PAS domain-containing hybrid sensor histidine kinase/response regulator translates to MDQIDESPGAQIARLTAQLSTSRSLEQRARELLDAAPDAIVVVDQAGQIVLVNAQTEKLFGYTRAELIGESIEVLVPQNLRAAHVGKRSQFSDTPSVRPMGTGLDLSGQRKDGTQVPVEISLSPLHTSSGVLISAAIRDTTERRLAQEALRQAHDELERRVSERTAELEQANRALQSEIEDRAAAERALHQAQKMEAVGQLTGGIAHDFNNLLTVVMGNLQLLARRVQSDPLANDLIKSALNAAWRGAELNRRLLAFSRKQRLAPIALDLNDMIGGMTTLLRRSLGEQIRINVHITPDLPPALADVTQLESALLNLAVNSRDAMPDGGTLTIETAAVNLDEHYAALECDVKPGSYVMLAVSDTGSGMSPEVVQKAFEPFFTTKETGKGTGLGLAMVYGFVKQSGGHVKIYSEPGTGTTVKLFLPIIARPAPVEEAPAEAEQRPEATGTETILVVEDEDDVRELVCRLLGALGYRILQASEGKAALEILEQEPGIALLFTDVVLPGGMNGPEIARRAQLLRPHLKLLYTSGYTGNALQQLEALEGPFKMISKPYVIDDLAQIVRGVLDT